The Bacteroidales bacterium genomic interval TTAAGTACCATTGTTATCCTTATTCCATTTGAATTGATGACAGGAATTGCCGGTGCTTATTTTAAAATTCTCACGGAAACAATGATCGTAACCCTGTTATGTTCGTTTTTTATTACCTGGATAGGATTGCCGGTTATATACCTGCTATTTTCCAATGATAAAAATTTTTCCGGGAAAAATCGTGCATTCCATGCTCCGGAATACAAATGGCTTGAAACTTTATATAAAAAACCGTATTTAATCGGCGTTTTCATTATACTATTGGTTATCAGTATTATATTCATTTTCCCGAGATTGCAGACAGGTTTCCTTCCCGACATGGACGAAGGTTCAATTGTGCTGGATTACAATAGTCCGGCAGGCACCTCCCTGGAGGAAACTGACCGGATGCTGAACGAAGTAGATAAAATCATCGAAGCAATTCCTGAAGTAAAAACTTATTCGCGGCGCACCGGAACGCAGATGGGCTTCTTTATTACCGAGCCAAACCGTGGTGATTACCTTATTGAGTTAAAGAAAAAAAGAAACCGGACTACAGTTGAGGTATCGGATGAAATACGGAAGAAAATAGAAAGTACATTACCTGCCCTAACTGTTGATTTTGGTCAGGTAATAGGTGATATGCTGGGCGATTTGATGAGTAGTGTGCAACCCATAGAAATAAAAATTTTCGGCAGCGACCATAACGAATTACTGAAATTGTCAAAACAAGCGGCAGACAGCATACGAACTGTCGCAGGCACTGCCGATGTATTTAATGGCATTGTAGTTGTCGGCCCGGTAATGAAAGTTTTGCCCAGAGAAGGAAAACTGAAACAATTCGGGCTCACCCCATCACAGCTTCAGGAACAAATCAGTGTTTATCTCGACGGATTAGTTGTGGGAACGGTACCGGAAAAAGAACAGTTAACAAACATCCGGATGATATTCCCGGTCAATAATAAAACTCCGCTTGATGCAGTAAAACAAGTTGAGATATGTACTTCCTCAGGCAATTATGTTCCATTATCCGATTTTGCTGATTTTACAGTTTTAAGTGGCGTTTCTGAAATTCAGCGCGAAAACCTCCAGTCCATGGGAGTAATTACTGCAAGGTTAAATAACAGGGACCTGGGAGGTGTGATGAAAGACATTCAACATAAAATGAAAAGCATAAGTTTGCCTCCATCTTACCAGATCGTTTATGGAGGTTCTTATGCTGAGCAACAAAATTCGTTTGCCGAATTACTGAAGATACTTATTGCAGGCGGCTTACTGGTTTTTGCTGTTGTTTTATTTATGTTCAAAAAACTGAAATATTCTCTTATCGTGCTATTTATAAGCGTGATGGGAATTGCAGGTAGTGTCATTGCCTTATATCTTACCCATACGCCTCTGAATGTGGGAAGCTACACCGGACTGATTATGATCATAGGAATTATTGGTGAAAACTCTATCTTCACAATACAGCAGTATTTATCAGAATTGAAAAATGGAGGAAATAATGCACTTATACGCGCTGTTTCAGCTCGTTTACGGCCTAACCTGATGACGGCTTTAGGCGCTATAGTTGCACTTTTCCCCCTTGCATTGGGCATTGGTACCGGTGCACAAATGCATCAACCTTTAGCAATTGCGGTCATTGGAGGTTTCATTTTAGCATTACCATTGTTATTAATTGTATTGCCTGGCCTTTTGAAGTTGATAATTAGAAATAGCGCATCGGAAACACAAGAAGATTAAAATTCAATCTCTTAGATGAGAATCTCCTGTATCTTGTTTTTTTTATCAATTTCAATTTTTTCTCAGGCGCAAAATGATTCTGCGGGTAAATATAAAAGCAGGATATGGGAAAATCTATCCATACAGGGAATATATCAGAATGGATATGTATTTGCTACAAACAATTTCTTAAGGGGAACCAATATTGAAGCAACAAGAATCAATGCTTTTCAGACATTTTCCCTGAAATTTTCCAACCAGACAACAGGAGACAAACTTTGGCAACAATTATATAAATATCCCAATTGGGGGATTGGGGTTTACGTTGCCGATTTTTACAACCCGGAGGAAATAGGTTTCCCGATAGCTGTGTACGGATTCTTTAATGCCCCATTTAAAAGATGGGATAAGCTGTGTTTTAATTACGAACTTGGTTTTGGTGCCACTTTTAACTGGAAATCTTTTGATCCGGTTACCAATAAATATAATATTGCTATTGGTGCCGGGGAATCTTTTATTATTGATGCCGGGTTAAACCTGCAATACAATTTAACTGAGAGGATTGAACTTATTACAGGTTTTAGTCTTACTCATTTTTCCAATGGAGCACTTAAAAAACCAAATTTTGGAATAAATACTGTTGCTCCAAAGATTGGACTTAAATATAATTTTTATGAACCTCCCTCCCTTGTAAGGCGGAAGGTGCCAGAATTTCAGGGAGAAAATGAGTGGCTTGTTTCTGCCTACGGCGGCGCAAAGAATGTCATTTTTGATTCGGTTAGTATTGACATAATGGAAAAATATGAAGGAGTCTTTTTCCCGGTTTTTGGTATTTCATTCGGTTATAACAGGCATATTAGTTATAGGTCAAAAATCGGATTTGGAGTGACAGTTTCTTATGATGGTTCCGTCAATGCCCAGGTTGCAATTGAAAAAAACGAACTGGATCCTGTGGATGGTCCTCTTACAGACAAACTTCAGCTAAGTATCTATCCTTCCTATGAGCTCGTTGCAAATAAAGTATCATTGGTCCTGCAACCTGCGTTTTATCTTTACCGAAAAAAAATAAAAAATGAATCGCCGAACTTTCATCAGAGAATTGGCCTTAAATACCAGATAACAGATAATATTTTTGTCGGAATAATTCTTCGTGATTACGCTTTTCACGTTTCCGACCATATAGAATGGACATTAGGGTATAGAATACTCAGTGATTGACACAGCTTGAAAATTCCTTTAGAATCGTAGTTTACATTTGCTTGTTTAAATTAACAATTTAAAACCAAGTACAATGAAAACAAAGCTTTTAATTATTTCAGCTGCTCTGCTGATGAGCATATTTAGTTACGGACAAACTGAAA includes:
- a CDS encoding efflux RND transporter permease subunit codes for the protein MEKIFVRFKSPVAVMLLIILTGGALSYKMMKTSLLPNVTFPKIKIIAENGEQPVDKMMVTVTKPLENAIKQVENLKLIRSITSMGSCEISAFMDWGSDIDLDKQQVESRINQIKNSLPPDVQITVEKMNPSILPVIGYSLQSDTKSQIELKLIAEYTVKPYLSRVDGVAAVQVIGGREKEYRIIPDIQKLKLLKISTQDIASAIQQTGFIKSNGYTIDYKRLYLTVTDATISSKEQLENLVLFNDANRQIKISDIGRVEISEKNEYVKIKADGRDFPLVAIVKQPNSNLIDVVTQVSEKAAELNHLLPKGVILKQYYNQAEFVNSSIRSIIDVLWIGLLLSIVVVIVFLRSYKASLVLLVTIPLTLALTFIVLHSIGSDFNIMTIGAIAAAIGLINDDAIIVLEQIHRAHEANPQKKSNELVGKAVQYLFPAMVSSSLSTIVILIPFELMTGIAGAYFKILTETMIVTLLCSFFITWIGLPVIYLLFSNDKNFSGKNRAFHAPEYKWLETLYKKPYLIGVFIILLVISIIFIFPRLQTGFLPDMDEGSIVLDYNSPAGTSLEETDRMLNEVDKIIEAIPEVKTYSRRTGTQMGFFITEPNRGDYLIELKKKRNRTTVEVSDEIRKKIESTLPALTVDFGQVIGDMLGDLMSSVQPIEIKIFGSDHNELLKLSKQAADSIRTVAGTADVFNGIVVVGPVMKVLPREGKLKQFGLTPSQLQEQISVYLDGLVVGTVPEKEQLTNIRMIFPVNNKTPLDAVKQVEICTSSGNYVPLSDFADFTVLSGVSEIQRENLQSMGVITARLNNRDLGGVMKDIQHKMKSISLPPSYQIVYGGSYAEQQNSFAELLKILIAGGLLVFAVVLFMFKKLKYSLIVLFISVMGIAGSVIALYLTHTPLNVGSYTGLIMIIGIIGENSIFTIQQYLSELKNGGNNALIRAVSARLRPNLMTALGAIVALFPLALGIGTGAQMHQPLAIAVIGGFILALPLLLIVLPGLLKLIIRNSASETQED
- a CDS encoding acyloxyacyl hydrolase, encoding MRISCILFFLSISIFSQAQNDSAGKYKSRIWENLSIQGIYQNGYVFATNNFLRGTNIEATRINAFQTFSLKFSNQTTGDKLWQQLYKYPNWGIGVYVADFYNPEEIGFPIAVYGFFNAPFKRWDKLCFNYELGFGATFNWKSFDPVTNKYNIAIGAGESFIIDAGLNLQYNLTERIELITGFSLTHFSNGALKKPNFGINTVAPKIGLKYNFYEPPSLVRRKVPEFQGENEWLVSAYGGAKNVIFDSVSIDIMEKYEGVFFPVFGISFGYNRHISYRSKIGFGVTVSYDGSVNAQVAIEKNELDPVDGPLTDKLQLSIYPSYELVANKVSLVLQPAFYLYRKKIKNESPNFHQRIGLKYQITDNIFVGIILRDYAFHVSDHIEWTLGYRILSD